One window of Myxocyprinus asiaticus isolate MX2 ecotype Aquarium Trade chromosome 4, UBuf_Myxa_2, whole genome shotgun sequence genomic DNA carries:
- the LOC127439436 gene encoding prostaglandin G/H synthase 1-like, producing the protein MKVFSCLLKSTCILLLSISLCLGEESSTLSNIVNPCCYYPCQNRGLCVRYGLERYECDCTRTGHYGENCTIPEFWTRVYRLLKPSPNTVHYILTHFQWLWDIINKTALRDWLMHKVLTVRSNLIPSPPTYNSRYEYLSWEAYSNITYYTRILPPVPQDCPTPMGTKGKMKLPDPKLLVEKFMLRRNFRPDPQGTNLMFAFFAQHFTHQFFKTHNRVGLGFTKGLGHGVDAGHIYGDTLDRQLDLRLHKDGKLKYQVINGEIYPPTVKDAQVKMSYPPSVRPEQQLAIGQEVFGLLPGLSMYATLWLREHNRVCDILKKEHPTWGDEQLFQTTRLIIIGETIRIVIEDYVQHLSGYRLKLKFDPTLLFTSQFQYQNRIAVEFNQLYHWHPLMPDSFHIEGEEIQYPQFLFNTSILTHYGVEKLVEAFSTQPAGQIGGGHNINAVVSRVAEGVIIESRELRLQPFNEYRKRFNLKPYTSFSEFAGEEEMAKELEELYGDIDAMEFYPALMLEKTRPDAIFGESMVEMGAPFSLKGLLGNPICSPDYWKPSTFGGQTGFDIVNSATLKKLVCLNTKWCPYVSFHTPPSDYKKQRTSHGEL; encoded by the exons ATGAAAG TGTTTAGCTGTTTGCTCAAGTCGACATGTATCCTGCTGCTGAGTATTTCCTTATGTCTTGGTGAAGAAAGCTCAACGTTATCAAATATTG TGAATCCTTGTTGCTATTACCCTTGTCAAAACCGGGGGCTGTGTGTTCGATATGGCCTGGAGAGATATGAATGTGACTGCACCAGAACCGGACACTATGGAGAAAATTGCACTATAC CTGAGTTTTGGACAAGAGTCTATCGGCTTTTGAAACCCAGTCCTAACACAGTCCACTACATCCTCACCCACTTTCAATGGCTATGGGACATCATCAACAAGACGGCCCTCAGGGATTGGCTGATGCATAAAGTTCTAACAG TAAGATCCAACTTAATCCCAAGTCCCCCAACATACAATTCCAGATATGAGTATTTGAGCTGGGAGGCATATTCCAACATCACCTACTACACAAGAATCCTTCCACCAGTTCCACAGGACTGCCCCACACCCATGGGGACCAAAG GAAAAATGAAGCTTCCGGACCCTAAACTTCTGGTAGAAAAGTTCATGTTGAGACGGAATTTCAGGCCAGACCCTCAGGGAACAAATTTAATGTTTGCCTTCTTCGCTCAGCACTTCACTCACCAATTCTTCAAGACTCACAACCGTGTGGGGCTAGGGTTCACTAAAGGTCTGGGTCACGGG GTGGATGCTGGACACATTTATGGAGATACTCTAGATCGTCAGCTAGATCTCAGACTTCACAAAGATGGGAAACTGAAGTACCAG GTGATAAATGGCGAGATATACCCCCCAACAGTAAAAGACGCGCAAGTCAAAATGAGCTACCCACCATCTGTCCGTCCGGAGCAGCAGTTGGCTATCGGGCAAGAAGTGTTTGGACTGCTGCCTGGTCTCAGTATGTACGCCACCTTGTGGCTGCGTGAGCACAATCGTGTATGTGATATCCTGAAAAAAGAACATCCAACCTGGGGAGATGAGCAGCTGTTTCAGACAACCAGGCTCATTATTATAG GTGAGACCATTCGTATTGTGATTGAGGACTATGTCCAGCATCTGAGCGGTTACCGCCTGAAGCTCAAGTTCGATCCCACGCTGCTGTTCACCTCACAGTTCCAGTATCAGAACCGCATCGCTGTGGAGTTCAATCAACTTTACCACTGGCACCCACTCATGCCTGACAGCTTTCACATTGAGGGAGAAGAGATTCAGTACCCTCAGTTCCTGTTCAACACGTCTATCCTCACTCACTATGGGGTGGAGAAATTGGTTGAGGCGTTCTCAACCCAACCCGCAGGACAG ATCGGAGGTGGTCATAATATTAACGCAGTGGTGTCCAGAGTAGCTGAGGGAGTCATCATAGAATCAAGAGAGCTTCGACTTCAGCCCTTCAATGAGTACCGCAAGAGATTCAATCTGAAGCCCTACACATCATTCTCAGAATTTGCAG GAGAGGAGGAGATGGCAAAAGAACTGGAGGAACTTTATGGTGACATTGATGCCATGGAGTTCTACCCAGCTCTGATGCTGGAGAAGACACGACCTGATGCGATATTTGGTGAAAGCATGGTGGAAATGGGAGCCCCATTTTCCCTAAAAGGCCTTCTGGGAAATCCCATTTGCTCCCCAGATTACTGGAAGCCCAGTACATTTGGTGGTCAGACAGGTTTTGATATAGTTAATTCTGCCACTTTAAAGAAACTGGTTTGCCTCAATACAAAGTGGTGTCCATATGTATCTTTCCATACTCCTCcatcagattacaaaaaacagagaacatcTCATGGTGAACTCTAG